Proteins encoded together in one Psychrobacter sp. 28M-43 window:
- the nuoE gene encoding NADH-quinone oxidoreductase subunit NuoE — protein sequence MKIVSDKMPKVDVESILTSDEIAAIHEFMHHYPQARAASLDALKIVQKRNGWVDDAQANAIANILDIPMSDMDGVATFFNRIYRQPVGRHVILICDSVACYLTGYEALSAEIRSQLGIEYGQTTADGRFTLLPICCLGNCDKGPAVLIDEDTYGPVQPSEVAQLLELYA from the coding sequence ATGAAAATTGTTTCCGACAAAATGCCAAAAGTAGATGTGGAAAGCATTCTCACTAGTGATGAAATCGCTGCCATTCATGAGTTTATGCACCATTACCCACAGGCGCGTGCCGCCTCGCTAGATGCACTAAAAATTGTGCAAAAGCGCAACGGCTGGGTCGATGATGCGCAAGCAAATGCCATTGCCAATATCCTAGATATCCCGATGTCAGACATGGACGGGGTTGCGACTTTCTTTAACCGTATTTATCGCCAGCCTGTCGGTCGCCATGTGATTCTCATATGTGACTCTGTGGCTTGTTATTTGACAGGTTATGAAGCGCTGTCAGCTGAGATCAGATCACAGCTGGGTATTGAGTATGGTCAGACAACTGCTGATGGACGTTTTACCCTATTGCCAATTTGCTGCTTGGGCAACTGTGATAAGGGACCAGCGGTACTGATTGATGAAGACACTTACGGCCCTGTCCAGCCATCTGAGGTCGCGCAATTATTGGAGCTATACGCATGA
- the nuoF gene encoding NADH-quinone oxidoreductase subunit NuoF, with amino-acid sequence MSLTISEQIARRGQGQAPSQLNAQRVPIYGDKATATSETKPLTWRLAHHDAVLDLATYESLKGFTGLKEALSKSPKDVGNMIKAANVRGRGGAGFNAGLKWSFMSPPDGLPRYLICNADEMEPGTFKDRLLMERLPFQLIEGMLITAHAIGATDGYIFIRGEYILAAERLVAAIEECLANNLMGDNILGSDFSFNLHVHTGAGRYICGEETALINCLEGRRANPRTKPPFPQISGAWGRPTVVNNVETLCNMPAILNHGVEWYQSLSEIKGKSKTPGTKLFGCSGLVNDPGLWELPFGYTAREIIEDLAGGMKDGKTLKAWLPGGASTDFLTAEHLDVVVDFDTIQNAGSRMGTGLIMVVDESQDMVPLLRNLEIFFQRESCGWCTPCRDGLPWGVKLLTAINDGEGQVGDVEKLEGLTRDLWIGKTFCAHAPGAMEPLMSAIKYFRPEFDQKIAQAVGVDVIDAAANQQPVVK; translated from the coding sequence ATGAGTTTAACGATTTCAGAGCAAATTGCTCGTCGCGGTCAAGGCCAAGCGCCAAGCCAGCTAAATGCACAGCGTGTTCCAATCTATGGTGATAAAGCGACAGCCACTAGCGAAACCAAGCCTTTGACGTGGCGTTTGGCGCATCATGATGCGGTGCTTGATTTAGCCACTTATGAATCTCTAAAAGGCTTTACGGGTCTAAAAGAAGCGTTATCTAAGTCGCCTAAAGACGTTGGCAATATGATTAAAGCGGCCAATGTTCGAGGTCGCGGCGGTGCAGGTTTTAATGCTGGTCTTAAATGGTCATTTATGTCGCCGCCGGATGGTTTGCCGCGTTATCTCATCTGTAATGCTGATGAAATGGAGCCGGGCACGTTTAAAGACCGTTTGCTCATGGAGCGTCTACCGTTTCAGCTTATCGAAGGTATGCTAATTACCGCTCATGCGATTGGCGCCACTGACGGTTATATCTTTATCCGTGGTGAGTATATCTTGGCCGCTGAGCGTTTAGTCGCTGCTATCGAAGAGTGCTTGGCCAACAATCTAATGGGCGACAATATTTTAGGCTCAGATTTTAGTTTTAATCTGCATGTGCATACGGGCGCTGGACGTTATATCTGCGGTGAAGAAACAGCGTTGATTAACTGTCTAGAAGGCCGCCGTGCTAACCCACGTACCAAGCCGCCGTTTCCACAAATCTCTGGTGCATGGGGTCGTCCAACCGTTGTCAATAACGTTGAAACTCTGTGTAATATGCCAGCGATTTTGAATCATGGCGTTGAATGGTATCAGTCGTTATCTGAAATTAAAGGCAAAAGTAAAACGCCAGGCACCAAACTATTCGGCTGCTCAGGTTTAGTTAATGATCCAGGCCTTTGGGAATTACCGTTTGGTTATACAGCTCGCGAAATCATTGAAGATTTAGCGGGTGGTATGAAAGATGGTAAAACGCTCAAAGCATGGTTACCGGGCGGCGCATCGACTGACTTTTTAACCGCAGAGCATTTAGATGTGGTAGTAGATTTTGACACCATTCAAAACGCTGGTAGCCGTATGGGTACTGGTCTGATTATGGTTGTCGATGAATCACAAGACATGGTGCCATTACTGCGCAACCTTGAGATTTTCTTTCAGCGCGAGTCGTGCGGTTGGTGTACACCATGCCGTGATGGTCTGCCATGGGGCGTTAAACTGCTTACCGCCATCAATGATGGTGAAGGGCAAGTGGGCGATGTCGAAAAACTAGAAGGCCTGACACGTGACTTATGGATTGGTAAAACATTCTGTGCGCATGCTCCAGGTGCGATGGAACCACTAATGAGTGCGATTAAATATTTCCGTCCAGAGTTTGATCAAAAAATCGCGCAGGCGGTTGGTGTCGATGTTATTGATGCTGCAGCCAACCAACAGCCAGTAGTGAAATAA